A stretch of Halosimplex halophilum DNA encodes these proteins:
- a CDS encoding DUF362 domain-containing protein has protein sequence MDSDLSRDSLAVPEAAIGEACGETPLPELGVIEQVWETDPIPTDEIAERAGEAFASLPLDEVPDGGEIAIGAGSRGIANLAEIVAGVVAEARDRGYEPFVFPAMGSHGGATAEGQREMLAELGVDEETVGCEIRSSMDVVEVGRTEDRDVPVVADANAVAADAIVPINRVKPHTDFDGTVESGLSKMLVIGMGKQRGAKTAHDWAVDWSLRNMIPEITERLLDELPVVGGVAILEDQRDDTALLEGVPPEGFLDREAELLERAYDEMPTLPFDDIDVLVLDRQGKDISGQGMDTNVIGRRPFAIQEPEPDTPEIKRIYTRGLTETTHGNAMGMGSADFVHADLLAGIDMPTTLINALTASTTRGVRLPPAVETDRAGLIAALSTIGIVDPETVRVVRAPDTMHLQRLYASPALVDEARERDDLRVVAEPSPVEFEDGEFAAPPAHEAVADGSGED, from the coding sequence ATGGACTCGGATCTATCGAGGGATTCGCTCGCGGTCCCGGAGGCGGCGATCGGCGAGGCCTGCGGCGAGACACCGCTGCCGGAGCTAGGCGTGATCGAGCAGGTCTGGGAGACCGACCCGATACCGACCGACGAGATCGCCGAGCGGGCCGGCGAGGCGTTCGCGTCGCTGCCGCTCGACGAGGTCCCCGACGGCGGGGAGATCGCCATCGGCGCCGGGAGCCGCGGCATCGCGAACCTCGCGGAGATCGTGGCGGGCGTCGTCGCGGAAGCCCGGGATCGAGGCTACGAACCGTTCGTGTTCCCGGCGATGGGCAGCCACGGCGGCGCGACTGCCGAGGGCCAGCGGGAGATGCTGGCGGAACTCGGCGTCGACGAGGAGACCGTCGGCTGCGAGATCCGGTCGAGCATGGACGTGGTCGAGGTCGGGCGGACCGAAGACCGCGACGTTCCCGTCGTCGCCGACGCGAACGCCGTCGCGGCCGACGCGATCGTCCCGATCAACCGGGTGAAGCCCCACACCGACTTCGACGGGACCGTCGAGAGCGGGCTCTCGAAGATGCTCGTCATCGGGATGGGCAAACAGCGCGGCGCCAAGACCGCCCACGACTGGGCGGTCGACTGGTCGCTGCGGAACATGATCCCCGAGATCACCGAACGCCTGCTGGACGAGTTGCCGGTCGTCGGCGGCGTCGCGATCCTCGAAGACCAGCGCGACGACACCGCGCTGCTGGAGGGCGTCCCGCCCGAAGGCTTCCTCGACCGCGAGGCCGAACTACTGGAGCGGGCCTACGACGAGATGCCGACGCTCCCGTTCGACGACATCGACGTGCTCGTCCTCGACCGGCAGGGCAAGGACATCAGCGGCCAGGGGATGGACACGAACGTCATCGGCCGCCGGCCGTTCGCGATCCAGGAGCCCGAGCCCGACACGCCCGAGATCAAGCGGATCTACACCCGCGGGCTGACCGAGACGACCCACGGCAACGCGATGGGGATGGGGTCGGCCGACTTCGTCCACGCGGACCTGCTCGCGGGGATCGACATGCCGACGACGCTGATCAACGCGCTGACCGCGAGCACGACCCGCGGCGTCCGGCTCCCGCCGGCCGTCGAGACCGACCGCGCGGGGTTGATCGCGGCGCTGTCGACCATCGGCATCGTCGACCCCGAGACCGTGCGGGTGGTCCGGGCCCCCGACACGATGCACCTCCAGCGCCTCTACGCCTCGCCGGCGCTCGTCGACGAGGCGCGCGAGCGGGACGACCTCCGCGTCGTCGCCGAGCCCTCGCCCGTCGAGTTCGAGGACGGCGAGTTCGCGGCGCCGCCGGCCCACGAGGCGGTCGCCGACGGGTCGGGTGAGGACTGA
- a CDS encoding Gfo/Idh/MocA family protein, translating to MQEIGIIMNGVTGRMGTNQHLIRSICSIREEGGVELPGGERVLPDPILVGRNERKLQRLSEEHGVDRYAADPDLETVLDGDDEIYFDSQITSRRADCVRRAIEAGKDVYCEKPLAGDLETARAVAETAEASDSKHGIVQDKLWLPGVMKLQRLIDQGFFGDILSVRVEFGYWVFTGHNQPAQRPSWNYRAEDGGGIVDDMYSHWSYVLENLFGEIEAVRSHEVTHIDERVDEDGEPYEATADDAAYAIMELEDDVVAQLNSSWTTRVNRDDLLEIQVDGTEGSAVAGLRDCKSQHHANTPKPEWNPDTPKEHDFTEDWETVPNNREFENAFKTQWKEFVRHVVADEPFPWDFTAGARGVQLTEAAHLSHEEGRRVELSELD from the coding sequence ATGCAAGAGATCGGTATCATCATGAACGGCGTGACCGGTCGCATGGGGACGAACCAGCACCTCATCCGGTCGATCTGCTCGATCCGGGAGGAGGGCGGCGTGGAGCTCCCCGGCGGCGAACGGGTGCTGCCGGACCCGATCCTGGTCGGCCGCAACGAGCGCAAACTGCAGCGACTGAGCGAGGAACACGGCGTCGACCGCTACGCGGCCGATCCCGACCTGGAGACGGTCCTCGACGGCGACGACGAGATCTACTTCGACTCGCAGATCACCTCCCGCCGGGCCGACTGCGTGCGGAGGGCCATCGAGGCCGGCAAGGACGTCTACTGCGAGAAACCCCTGGCCGGCGACCTCGAGACGGCGCGGGCGGTCGCCGAGACCGCCGAGGCCAGCGACTCCAAACACGGCATCGTCCAGGACAAGCTCTGGCTGCCCGGCGTGATGAAGCTCCAGCGGCTCATCGACCAGGGCTTCTTCGGCGACATCTTGTCCGTACGGGTCGAGTTCGGCTACTGGGTGTTCACCGGGCACAACCAGCCCGCACAGCGCCCCTCGTGGAACTACCGCGCGGAGGACGGCGGCGGCATCGTCGACGACATGTACTCCCACTGGAGCTACGTCCTCGAGAACCTGTTCGGGGAGATCGAGGCGGTCCGCAGCCACGAGGTCACCCACATCGACGAGCGCGTCGACGAGGACGGCGAGCCCTACGAGGCGACCGCCGACGACGCGGCCTACGCGATCATGGAACTGGAGGACGACGTCGTCGCCCAGCTCAACTCCTCGTGGACGACGCGGGTCAACCGCGACGACCTCCTCGAGATCCAGGTCGACGGCACCGAGGGCAGCGCCGTCGCCGGGCTGCGCGACTGCAAGTCCCAGCACCACGCCAACACGCCCAAACCGGAGTGGAACCCCGACACGCCGAAGGAACACGACTTCACCGAAGACTGGGAGACTGTCCCGAACAACCGCGAGTTCGAGAACGCGTTCAAGACCCAGTGGAAGGAGTTCGTCCGCCACGTCGTCGCCGACGAGCCGTTCCCGTGGGACTTCACCGCCGGCGCCCGCGGCGTCCAGCTCACCGAGGCGGCCCATCTCTCGCACGAGGAAGGCCGCCGCGTCGAACTGTCCGAACTCGACTGA
- a CDS encoding Gfo/Idh/MocA family protein — protein sequence MSTKIGYVGVDHHHRDPYFTVASGLDLDVTAVCEPGRRVDLDSLTAMDDRPDEITTEGGDVADLVADATVYEDPHRLAAEADVDVVWITYRSDETPAIIETAVEHGVHVVSEKPIARTAADLEGVAEKANEAGVTVSPTLYYRTNPVAMDIRDRVEDGFFGDIWTVQGRFNASQLSFRDTDHYIYDASVSRGGALQWIGPHWLDAMPWMLDDPITRVNASFHDAEEADVDAGAVLQFGTESGTLGTYHTGYYLSDRGKDTHFGLYGTDAQAQTPLHHDSLQHEPTIPLEITSEDPDWSAAPKRTVQYECTYDRFPAWGDFVYDYFEAYFDGYETGDVPATVDDAVQLLRVMDAAYDSADRDEWVAVGD from the coding sequence ATGTCCACGAAGATCGGATACGTCGGTGTCGACCACCACCATCGGGACCCGTACTTCACGGTCGCCAGCGGCCTCGACCTGGACGTGACGGCCGTCTGCGAGCCGGGCCGGCGCGTCGACCTCGACAGCCTGACCGCGATGGACGACCGCCCCGACGAGATCACGACGGAGGGCGGCGACGTGGCGGATCTCGTCGCCGACGCGACAGTCTACGAGGACCCCCACCGGCTGGCCGCCGAAGCGGACGTCGACGTGGTCTGGATCACCTACCGAAGCGACGAGACGCCGGCGATCATCGAGACAGCGGTCGAGCACGGCGTCCACGTCGTCAGCGAGAAACCCATCGCGCGAACGGCCGCCGACCTGGAGGGGGTCGCCGAGAAGGCCAACGAGGCCGGGGTCACCGTGTCGCCGACGCTGTACTACCGGACGAACCCGGTCGCGATGGACATCCGCGATCGGGTCGAAGACGGCTTCTTCGGCGATATCTGGACCGTCCAGGGCCGGTTCAACGCGAGCCAGCTCTCCTTCCGGGACACCGACCACTACATCTACGACGCGTCCGTGAGCCGCGGCGGCGCGCTGCAGTGGATCGGCCCCCACTGGCTCGACGCGATGCCGTGGATGCTCGACGACCCGATCACCCGGGTCAACGCCAGCTTCCACGACGCCGAGGAGGCCGACGTGGACGCCGGCGCGGTCCTCCAGTTCGGGACCGAGAGCGGCACCCTCGGGACCTACCACACGGGCTACTACCTGAGCGACCGCGGCAAGGACACCCACTTCGGGCTCTACGGGACCGACGCACAGGCCCAGACGCCGCTGCACCACGACTCGCTGCAGCACGAGCCGACGATCCCCCTGGAGATCACCTCGGAAGACCCCGACTGGTCGGCCGCGCCCAAGCGGACCGTCCAGTACGAGTGCACCTACGACCGGTTCCCCGCCTGGGGCGACTTCGTCTACGACTACTTCGAGGCGTACTTCGATGGCTACGAGACGGGCGACGTGCCCGCGACCGTCGACGACGCCGTCCAGCTGCTCCGCGTCATGGACGCGGCCTACGACTCGGCCGACCGCGACGAGTGGGTCGCCGTCGGCGACTGA
- a CDS encoding alpha-N-arabinofuranosidase: MAPDTIRVRTSEEIDRVNPEIHGHFAEHLGRCVYGGLWVGDDDPLPTTDGIREDTVELLSELGVHQLRWPGGCFADAYHWRDGVGPREERPTRPNDFWAQGREDAFVESNAFGTEEFLRLCELVDAEPFLAANVGSGDPQEAKEWVEYCNREDDTALARERAENGSPEPHDVTYWGVGNENWGCGGQFDPETYANEFRRFAHYMRLRGAEETIACGHVDEDWNRRFLAELTEPDLMDHLSIHRYFGRWDGDCGSATEFDEEQYYLLFAESLKVGRQIDSAAAAIDTYASTDDVGIAVDEWGAWHPEATSENGLEQENSVRDAVAAAGVLDDFNRRADLVSMANLAQTVNVLQCVVQTDEEAAWPTPTYRVLDLYSPHVGATAVRTPVETDEVETDLWEVPLVSASATVDGGDTYVTLSNRSLDGERTVRVAVGDDVGDASGEVLFADHDPADYSTRENAAAFESAELDVTTEDGDLVVDLPPNSVAGLSIATA, translated from the coding sequence ATGGCACCCGATACTATCCGCGTCCGAACCAGCGAGGAGATCGACCGCGTCAATCCGGAGATCCACGGCCACTTCGCCGAGCACCTCGGCCGGTGCGTCTACGGCGGGCTCTGGGTCGGAGATGACGACCCGCTCCCGACGACAGACGGGATCCGGGAGGACACCGTGGAGTTGCTCTCGGAGCTCGGAGTCCACCAGCTCCGGTGGCCGGGCGGCTGTTTCGCGGACGCGTACCACTGGCGCGACGGGGTCGGCCCCCGCGAGGAGCGGCCCACCCGGCCGAACGACTTCTGGGCACAGGGCCGCGAGGACGCGTTCGTCGAGTCCAACGCCTTCGGGACCGAGGAGTTCCTGCGCCTCTGTGAACTCGTCGACGCGGAGCCGTTCCTGGCCGCGAACGTCGGCTCGGGCGACCCCCAGGAGGCCAAGGAGTGGGTCGAGTACTGCAACCGCGAGGACGACACGGCGCTGGCCCGGGAGCGGGCCGAGAACGGCTCGCCGGAGCCCCACGACGTGACCTACTGGGGCGTCGGCAACGAGAACTGGGGCTGCGGCGGGCAGTTCGACCCGGAGACGTACGCGAACGAGTTCCGCCGGTTCGCCCACTACATGCGCCTGCGCGGCGCCGAGGAGACGATCGCCTGCGGGCACGTCGACGAGGACTGGAACCGGCGGTTCCTCGCCGAGCTCACCGAGCCGGATCTCATGGATCACCTCTCGATCCACCGTTACTTCGGCCGCTGGGACGGCGACTGCGGGAGCGCCACCGAGTTCGACGAGGAACAGTACTACCTGCTGTTCGCCGAGTCGCTGAAGGTCGGCCGCCAGATCGACAGCGCGGCGGCCGCCATCGACACCTACGCGTCGACCGACGACGTGGGGATCGCGGTCGACGAGTGGGGCGCCTGGCACCCGGAGGCGACGAGCGAGAACGGGCTCGAACAGGAGAACAGCGTGCGCGACGCCGTCGCCGCCGCCGGCGTCCTCGACGACTTCAACAGGCGCGCGGACCTGGTGTCGATGGCGAACCTCGCCCAGACCGTGAACGTCCTGCAATGTGTCGTCCAGACCGACGAGGAGGCCGCGTGGCCGACGCCGACCTACCGGGTGCTGGACCTGTACAGCCCCCACGTCGGCGCCACGGCCGTCCGGACCCCCGTCGAGACCGACGAGGTCGAGACGGACCTGTGGGAGGTCCCCCTGGTCAGCGCCTCGGCCACCGTCGACGGCGGGGACACGTACGTCACGCTCAGCAACCGGTCGCTCGACGGGGAACGGACAGTCCGCGTCGCCGTGGGGGACGACGTCGGCGACGCCAGCGGCGAGGTCCTCTTCGCCGACCACGACCCCGCCGACTACTCCACCCGCGAGAACGCCGCCGCGTTCGAGTCGGCCGAACTCGACGTGACGACCGAGGACGGTGACCTCGTCGTCGACCTCCCGCCGAACAGCGTCGCGGGCCTGTCGATCGCGACGGCCTGA